The proteins below come from a single Prolixibacter sp. NT017 genomic window:
- the hemE gene encoding uroporphyrinogen decarboxylase: protein MQTNPTESTLLRTLKGEPTERPPVWFMRQAGRVLPSYLEIKKQYTFWQMMQNPEVAAQVTLLPVDDLGVDAAILFSDILVVPYAMGMGLDFTDDGPVFEEPLAFRENPVAGLFPDPAKLDYIYAVIDEINRTKPANIPLIGFCGAPLTVLLFMLQGLGRKGDFPDAIRFIYENKETTKQLIDALTEMSIEYIKGQIAHGIDVFQLFDTHAGLLPFDVYEELFLPPVRKIAQVVREAGLPFIFFPKGIGTGLAGISPEEADFLSIDWQTPLTTARKLVHSEIGLQGNIDPRLLFAPQEEIEKELKKYLRFGAENQNWIFNLGHGFMPGIPFENARFLADWAKNADWKRS from the coding sequence ATGCAGACAAACCCGACCGAATCCACTTTATTACGTACCCTGAAAGGCGAACCGACCGAGCGGCCCCCGGTGTGGTTTATGCGCCAGGCCGGCCGTGTGTTGCCCTCCTACCTGGAGATTAAAAAGCAATACACGTTCTGGCAGATGATGCAAAATCCGGAAGTGGCGGCCCAGGTAACCCTCCTTCCGGTAGACGATTTAGGCGTCGATGCGGCCATCCTGTTTTCAGATATCCTGGTAGTTCCGTACGCTATGGGCATGGGCCTCGACTTCACCGACGACGGTCCTGTTTTTGAAGAGCCCCTCGCCTTCCGGGAAAACCCGGTTGCCGGCCTCTTTCCCGATCCGGCGAAACTGGATTACATCTACGCCGTGATTGACGAAATCAACCGCACCAAGCCGGCTAACATCCCGCTCATCGGCTTTTGCGGGGCACCGCTCACCGTGCTGTTGTTCATGCTGCAGGGATTGGGACGTAAAGGTGATTTCCCGGATGCGATTCGGTTTATTTACGAAAATAAGGAAACCACAAAGCAGCTGATTGACGCCCTCACGGAGATGTCCATCGAGTACATCAAGGGACAAATCGCCCATGGCATTGATGTGTTTCAACTGTTCGATACCCACGCGGGCCTGCTACCATTCGATGTTTACGAAGAACTCTTTTTGCCGCCCGTGCGGAAAATCGCGCAGGTAGTCCGCGAAGCCGGACTGCCGTTCATCTTCTTCCCGAAAGGAATAGGTACCGGGTTGGCCGGTATTTCACCCGAAGAGGCAGATTTCCTCAGCATCGACTGGCAAACACCGCTGACTACCGCCCGAAAACTGGTCCATTCCGAAATCGGGCTGCAGGGGAATATCGACCCGCGGCTGCTGTTTGCACCGCAGGAAGAGATCGAAAAAGAACTGAAAAAATACCTCCGCTTTGGCGCGGAAAATCAAAACTGGATTTTCAACCTGGGACACGGCTTTATGCCCGGCATCCCGTTTGAAAACGCCCGCTTTCTGGCCGACTGGGCAAAGAATGCCGACTGGAAACGGTCATAA
- a CDS encoding four helix bundle protein has product MSENENVVLTKSYNFAVRIVKMYQHLSSKKEEFVLSKQILRSGTSIGANIEEAIGGISKADFRAKMSIAYKEARETDYWLRLLKDTDYLKVESFNSTRNDLNEILRLLYSIVKSCT; this is encoded by the coding sequence ATGAGTGAAAATGAGAATGTAGTATTAACCAAGTCGTACAATTTTGCTGTCAGGATTGTCAAAATGTACCAGCATTTGTCCTCTAAAAAGGAGGAATTTGTTCTGAGTAAGCAAATTCTGAGGAGTGGGACTTCTATTGGAGCAAATATAGAAGAAGCGATTGGTGGTATCTCTAAAGCTGACTTCAGGGCTAAAATGAGCATTGCCTATAAAGAAGCCCGCGAAACTGATTATTGGTTAAGATTATTAAAAGATACTGATTACCTGAAAGTAGAGTCATTTAATTCGACCAGGAATGACCTCAATGAAATACTCAGATTACTGTATTCGATTGTAAAGTCATGCACGTAA
- the hemH gene encoding ferrochelatase encodes MAVKKTAVLLMNVGTPDEPKVGSVRRYLFQFLNDRRVIDIPWLLQKILVNLIIVPFRAPKSMKLYQQLWTEEGSPLVVFANSVQEKLEARLPGGDKVFVAMRYGNPSLKAALKQIKEGGFERIILLPLFPQYASSSTGTAIEAFWAAVRKWNVIPDVQVISQFYDRPDFIQAFAERIREQKPEEYDHIIFSYHGLPLRHLDKSHPGISNTTCTCHEAMPAHGTFCYKAACYATSRKLADELGLKPGDYTVSFQSRLSDKWIKPFTDKLLEEQAKQGVKKLLVAAPSFVADCLETRVEIGIDYKRFFTGNGGETLTMVESLNDQPLWIDALEAMVKEKMN; translated from the coding sequence ATGGCCGTAAAGAAAACAGCTGTTCTCCTGATGAATGTCGGAACACCCGACGAGCCGAAGGTTGGCAGTGTTCGTCGCTACCTGTTTCAGTTCCTCAACGACCGAAGGGTGATTGACATTCCCTGGCTACTGCAAAAGATTCTGGTGAACCTGATCATCGTTCCGTTCCGGGCCCCAAAATCGATGAAATTGTACCAGCAACTTTGGACTGAAGAAGGCTCGCCACTGGTTGTTTTTGCCAACAGCGTTCAGGAAAAACTGGAAGCACGCCTGCCGGGAGGTGATAAGGTATTCGTGGCCATGCGATACGGTAATCCGTCACTAAAAGCCGCTTTGAAGCAAATTAAGGAAGGCGGATTCGAGCGCATCATCCTGCTGCCCCTTTTCCCGCAATACGCTTCCTCCTCCACCGGAACTGCCATCGAAGCGTTCTGGGCGGCTGTACGGAAATGGAATGTCATTCCCGATGTACAGGTCATTAGTCAGTTTTACGACCGTCCAGATTTCATTCAAGCTTTCGCCGAACGCATCCGTGAACAAAAGCCGGAGGAGTACGACCACATCATCTTTTCCTATCACGGTCTCCCCTTGCGTCATCTCGACAAATCACACCCCGGCATCAGCAACACTACCTGTACCTGTCATGAAGCGATGCCGGCACACGGGACCTTCTGCTACAAAGCCGCCTGTTATGCTACTTCTCGCAAACTGGCAGACGAACTCGGACTCAAACCCGGTGATTATACGGTCTCCTTTCAATCGCGCCTATCGGACAAATGGATCAAACCGTTTACCGATAAATTATTAGAAGAACAAGCCAAACAAGGCGTGAAAAAGCTATTGGTGGCAGCTCCGTCGTTTGTCGCCGACTGTCTGGAAACCCGCGTGGAAATCGGCATCGATTACAAACGCTTCTTCACCGGCAACGGTGGCGAAACACTCACGATGGTGGAAAGCCTCAACGACCAACCGCTATGGATTGATGCACTGGAAGCCATGGTGAAAGAAAAGATGAACTAA
- the hemF gene encoding oxygen-dependent coproporphyrinogen oxidase, with product MKETARIAELYSELQEKMCARLEQADGKATFSRDIWKKNIGGGMTRVIAGGDKIAKGAINFSHVEGIYSAQMEKLLGEKASAYAATGISSILHPVNPNAPIIHMNVRHFSLDNGIQWFGGGIDLTPHYIDKAGAQQFHRKLKEICDQYSPSFYPDYKKWADDYFFIPHRDETRGVGGIFFDRLKPTEEVPFEKLLQFTIDLASAYPEMYARQLDKYADKPFTEREEKWQRMRRGRYVEFNLVYDRGTKFGLASGGNTESILVSMPPEAVWEYNYTPESGSREAETLSLLKKDIDWVNCLTD from the coding sequence ATGAAAGAGACAGCCCGGATAGCGGAGCTTTACAGCGAATTGCAGGAGAAAATGTGCGCCCGCCTCGAACAGGCCGACGGCAAAGCCACGTTCAGTCGCGATATATGGAAAAAAAACATTGGCGGTGGCATGACGCGGGTAATTGCCGGCGGAGATAAGATTGCCAAGGGAGCCATTAACTTCTCGCACGTGGAAGGCATCTACAGTGCCCAAATGGAAAAACTGCTTGGCGAAAAAGCTTCGGCATATGCGGCTACCGGGATCTCCTCCATTCTGCATCCGGTAAACCCAAACGCTCCGATTATTCACATGAACGTTCGCCATTTCAGTCTCGACAACGGCATACAATGGTTCGGCGGCGGCATCGACCTCACACCGCATTACATCGACAAAGCCGGAGCACAGCAATTTCACCGGAAACTGAAGGAAATCTGCGACCAGTATTCACCTTCGTTCTATCCCGATTATAAAAAATGGGCTGACGACTACTTTTTCATTCCTCACCGTGATGAAACACGGGGCGTGGGTGGTATTTTCTTCGACCGGTTAAAACCCACCGAAGAGGTACCTTTTGAAAAGTTGCTGCAATTCACCATCGATTTGGCGAGTGCGTACCCGGAAATGTACGCCAGACAACTGGACAAATATGCCGATAAGCCATTCACCGAACGAGAAGAAAAATGGCAGCGAATGCGGCGTGGCCGATATGTGGAGTTCAACCTGGTATATGACCGGGGAACCAAGTTCGGGCTGGCCTCGGGTGGAAATACCGAAAGTATTTTGGTGAGCATGCCACCGGAAGCCGTTTGGGAATACAACTACACACCGGAATCCGGTTCACGCGAAGCAGAAACCCTTTCGTTACTGAAAAAAGATATCGACTGGGTGAACTGTTTAACAGATTAA
- a CDS encoding ABC transporter permease produces the protein MKKLVLIYRSIARNLKLSLINVLGMALGLVSAGIILGYVHQEFNYDSENPHSQEIYQVIEKDGEHLNSYTYAPLAEALKSNFPEVKATTRIGFFYGYLACSAGENKFNENQAIFADPDFFSLFSFPMVKGDREQCLQTPDAVVLSKTAAKKYFGNKNPIGQHLLIGGNNEFTVTGVYDDFKTNSNFRGNIVLPLKKISQLTQIWVEPSWKYESDIFTFVRLADNTKVHEFSAKAKNLISKFIPSNKNELLLQPLTSIHVDHRTAWESTPQANVKYLYILVAVAIIILVISAANFLFLYIGTMSQRSTDTSIKKVCGASRTTLFKEHLQEVSAMMFLSLSAAILLFVFYRGYLTKVFPLLPNINLFDWKLSIILLITVFLASLLPAIYPSFILASQKPASIFRNQGIFIPGKFKLINLLVIGQFLLSIILLISTFSIHKQTNYLENKKTGYAKNELLTIPLNMHIGEGIYSDKFDVFAGELKKYPGIKNVTMAFSSPASVETDEDAPSWEGRTKDQKVEMNWASVSYDYFKTLGVEIVEGRSFSPSFPSDVTSFDTHKSAYILNQSAVKAMGITNPIGKEFEVWGFKGPIIGVVRDYNFRSLRSGITPIFYQMNPFYLNEIIVRINPSDPAVLSDIRTVWDKFVPEYPLEFKFVDDQIKTLYRPEQNLAGTLNLFAIMAILIACTGLFTLTVLSVLQRTKEIGIRKVNGAKVSEVMTMLNKDFIKWVGIAFAIATPIAWLAMNKWLENFAYKTTLSWWIFALAGILALGIALLTVSWQSWKAATRNPVEALRYE, from the coding sequence ATGAAAAAATTGGTTCTTATTTACCGATCGATCGCCAGGAATCTGAAACTCTCACTAATCAACGTATTAGGGATGGCTTTGGGACTTGTCTCTGCCGGCATCATTCTTGGCTATGTGCATCAGGAATTTAATTACGATTCCGAAAACCCGCATTCTCAGGAAATCTACCAGGTTATTGAGAAAGACGGCGAACATTTAAACTCCTATACCTATGCACCATTAGCGGAAGCATTAAAATCCAACTTCCCGGAGGTAAAAGCAACCACCCGAATCGGTTTTTTCTACGGATATCTGGCTTGCTCTGCCGGTGAAAATAAATTCAATGAAAACCAGGCCATTTTTGCTGATCCTGACTTTTTCAGCCTGTTTTCATTTCCCATGGTGAAAGGAGACAGGGAGCAATGCCTTCAAACACCCGATGCAGTCGTATTATCAAAAACTGCTGCTAAAAAATACTTTGGCAATAAAAATCCGATTGGGCAGCACTTACTAATCGGCGGGAATAATGAATTCACAGTCACCGGTGTTTACGACGATTTCAAAACCAATTCGAACTTCCGGGGGAACATCGTATTGCCACTAAAAAAGATATCTCAACTGACCCAGATATGGGTCGAACCAAGCTGGAAATACGAAAGTGATATATTCACTTTTGTCCGCCTGGCTGACAACACCAAGGTGCATGAATTCTCTGCAAAAGCGAAGAATCTTATTTCAAAATTCATCCCAAGCAACAAAAACGAACTACTACTGCAACCGTTAACATCCATCCATGTCGACCATAGGACAGCATGGGAATCAACGCCTCAGGCCAATGTGAAGTATCTGTACATATTAGTCGCTGTTGCGATTATCATTCTCGTCATTTCTGCGGCGAATTTTCTGTTTCTGTACATCGGCACCATGAGTCAGCGAAGTACTGACACTTCTATCAAAAAGGTTTGCGGCGCCTCAAGAACAACTCTGTTCAAAGAACATCTGCAGGAAGTTTCGGCCATGATGTTTCTCAGTCTTAGTGCGGCAATCCTCCTGTTTGTGTTCTATCGCGGTTACCTGACAAAAGTTTTTCCTCTCTTACCCAACATTAATCTTTTCGATTGGAAGCTCAGCATTATTCTCCTGATTACTGTATTTCTTGCGTCTTTATTACCGGCCATCTATCCATCCTTTATTCTGGCTTCACAGAAACCCGCCAGTATTTTCAGGAACCAGGGCATCTTCATACCAGGGAAATTCAAGCTGATCAATTTACTTGTTATTGGCCAGTTCCTACTAAGTATCATATTGCTTATCAGTACTTTTTCCATCCATAAACAAACGAACTACCTGGAGAACAAAAAGACCGGATATGCAAAAAACGAACTGTTAACCATACCGCTCAACATGCACATCGGTGAAGGAATCTACAGCGACAAGTTTGATGTATTTGCGGGTGAGTTAAAGAAGTATCCGGGGATTAAAAATGTAACGATGGCGTTCTCTTCACCCGCTTCAGTGGAAACAGATGAAGATGCTCCCAGCTGGGAAGGAAGAACCAAAGATCAGAAAGTAGAGATGAATTGGGCCTCGGTATCCTATGATTATTTCAAAACTCTGGGAGTTGAAATCGTGGAGGGACGAAGTTTCAGCCCCAGTTTCCCTTCTGATGTTACCAGTTTCGATACCCATAAAAGTGCTTACATTTTAAATCAAAGTGCAGTGAAAGCAATGGGCATCACCAATCCCATCGGTAAAGAATTTGAAGTATGGGGATTTAAGGGACCCATCATTGGTGTTGTTCGGGATTATAATTTCCGTTCGTTGCGTTCGGGTATTACACCCATATTTTACCAGATGAACCCGTTCTACCTGAATGAGATTATCGTCCGGATAAATCCATCTGATCCTGCTGTTTTATCTGACATCAGAACGGTGTGGGATAAATTTGTTCCGGAATATCCGCTGGAGTTCAAATTCGTCGACGACCAGATCAAAACCTTATACCGACCGGAACAAAACCTGGCCGGTACATTGAACCTGTTTGCCATAATGGCCATTCTCATTGCCTGTACGGGGCTTTTCACGCTGACTGTATTATCAGTCCTTCAACGTACCAAGGAGATCGGTATCCGCAAAGTAAACGGTGCCAAAGTTTCCGAAGTGATGACCATGCTCAACAAAGATTTCATTAAGTGGGTGGGGATCGCCTTTGCAATTGCCACACCCATTGCCTGGTTAGCCATGAACAAATGGCTGGAGAATTTTGCCTACAAAACCACTTTAAGCTGGTGGATTTTTGCCTTAGCGGGAATACTGGCATTGGGAATTGCCCTGCTCACCGTCAGCTGGCAAAGCTGGAAAGCGGCGACACGTAATCCGGTGGAAGCGCTGAGATATGAATAA
- the hemN gene encoding oxygen-independent coproporphyrinogen III oxidase: protein MNNELLEKYNRPVPRYTSYPPANFFTESFTETDYRKALAESNGWEPQNISFYFHIPFCRKMCFFCGCNSFPMKKDETVKRYMEAMKKEVEMVKEYIGPGRKVSQIHYGGGTPNAIPVHYLEELNQLLFDNFSFIEQPEIAIECNPAHLDEESVKRLKGAGFRRFSIGIQDFDIDVLKAVNRDPSQLPVDELIQLLKEGDEPVDVNLDFIYGLPNQTVDSFISAIEKAITMKPDRLVTFSYAHVPWVKKSQKRLEMIGLPGNEDKIAMFDRASERLIESGYHAIGLDHFALANDELTIAHKERRLHRNFQGYCTRRTTGQVYAFGVSGISQLEQVYAQNSKSINDYMQQVEDGHLPIAKGYRLNDTERIVREVVTEVMCNRQVRWDDMAERCRVSEDSVRSAVAYEETKLDELQTDGLIQFDNEKIHVTEEGNLFIRNVAATFDPLMGGENESKFSKPV, encoded by the coding sequence ATGAATAACGAATTATTAGAAAAATACAACCGTCCGGTACCGCGTTACACTAGCTATCCACCGGCCAATTTCTTTACCGAAAGCTTTACCGAAACCGATTATCGGAAAGCACTGGCTGAGTCGAATGGCTGGGAACCGCAAAACATCTCGTTCTATTTCCACATTCCGTTTTGCCGGAAAATGTGTTTTTTCTGCGGCTGCAACTCCTTCCCCATGAAAAAGGATGAAACCGTGAAGCGATACATGGAGGCAATGAAGAAGGAGGTGGAAATGGTGAAAGAATACATCGGCCCCGGACGGAAAGTTTCCCAAATTCACTACGGCGGTGGTACACCCAACGCTATTCCGGTTCATTACCTGGAAGAGTTGAACCAGCTGTTGTTCGATAATTTTTCGTTCATCGAACAACCGGAGATTGCCATCGAATGCAACCCGGCCCATCTCGACGAAGAGTCGGTAAAACGATTAAAAGGAGCCGGATTCAGGCGCTTCAGCATCGGTATCCAGGATTTCGATATCGACGTATTGAAAGCCGTTAACCGGGATCCGTCCCAACTTCCGGTGGACGAACTGATTCAACTGCTGAAAGAGGGCGACGAACCGGTAGATGTGAACCTCGATTTCATTTACGGCTTGCCCAACCAAACCGTCGACAGCTTTATTTCGGCCATCGAAAAGGCCATCACGATGAAGCCCGACCGGTTGGTCACTTTCTCGTACGCCCATGTTCCGTGGGTGAAGAAGAGCCAAAAACGCCTCGAAATGATTGGTCTTCCAGGCAACGAGGATAAGATTGCCATGTTCGACCGGGCCAGCGAACGGTTGATTGAAAGCGGTTACCACGCCATCGGGCTTGACCATTTCGCGTTAGCCAACGACGAACTGACCATTGCCCACAAAGAGCGCCGGTTGCACCGGAATTTCCAAGGCTACTGTACCCGCCGGACCACCGGACAGGTTTACGCTTTCGGCGTATCGGGAATCAGTCAGCTGGAACAGGTATATGCACAAAACAGTAAATCCATCAACGATTATATGCAACAGGTGGAAGACGGTCACTTGCCGATTGCCAAAGGTTACCGACTCAACGACACCGAGCGCATTGTTCGCGAAGTGGTGACCGAAGTGATGTGCAACCGGCAGGTTCGCTGGGACGACATGGCTGAGCGCTGCCGCGTTTCGGAAGATTCCGTCCGGTCGGCTGTGGCCTACGAAGAAACAAAACTTGATGAGCTGCAAACCGATGGTCTGATTCAATTCGATAACGAAAAAATACACGTCACCGAGGAAGGAAACCTCTTCATCCGCAACGTGGCCGCCACGTTCGACCCGTTGATGGGCGGCGAAAATGAATCCAAGTTCTCCAAACCAGTCTGA
- the hemG gene encoding protoporphyrinogen oxidase codes for MSNTQNTDVIIIGAGLTGLTTAHYLKKQGKNVRVIEKNTHTGGVIQTVQEDGFTFETGPNTGVLGNPDVAELFEELQKDVTLETADPAAKRRLIWKGKDWHALPSGPISAISTPLFTWYDKFRILGEPFRKKGTKPNESVADLVRRRMGKSFLDYAVNPFISGVYAGAPEYLVTEFALPKLFNLEQNYGSFVGGAMKKRKEPKEPRDEKATREVFSAKGGLASLIKALEKSVGLESITLGAENTQVQPDRDGFTVTTTADGETQTIRAPKVISTVGGHAFAGLYPFLADEELAPFLELEYATVSQVILGFKNWKGMPLNAFGGLIPAKENKNMLGVLFTSSFFQNRAPEGGAVLSVFMGGIRHPEMIDYSDERIQQVLEKELVPMMKLTELKPDLQHIYRYRHAIPQYGASSKERFEMIDRLEGKYPGLILAGNIRNGIGMADRIKQARMITEKEI; via the coding sequence ATGAGCAATACACAAAATACCGATGTCATCATTATCGGCGCAGGCCTCACCGGTCTGACCACCGCCCATTACCTGAAAAAGCAGGGTAAAAATGTTCGTGTCATCGAAAAGAATACCCACACCGGGGGGGTGATTCAAACCGTACAGGAGGATGGCTTTACGTTCGAAACCGGGCCGAATACCGGAGTGCTGGGCAATCCGGATGTAGCCGAACTCTTCGAAGAACTGCAGAAAGACGTGACACTCGAAACAGCCGATCCAGCTGCCAAACGACGCCTCATATGGAAAGGAAAAGACTGGCATGCGTTACCTTCCGGCCCTATTTCGGCCATTAGCACGCCCCTCTTTACCTGGTACGATAAGTTCCGGATTCTCGGCGAACCGTTTCGGAAGAAAGGTACCAAACCGAATGAATCGGTGGCCGATCTGGTCCGTCGCCGGATGGGAAAAAGCTTCCTCGATTATGCGGTCAATCCGTTTATCTCGGGTGTATATGCCGGTGCCCCGGAATACCTCGTCACCGAGTTTGCCTTGCCCAAACTGTTCAACCTGGAACAGAACTATGGCAGCTTTGTGGGCGGCGCCATGAAAAAACGGAAAGAGCCCAAAGAGCCGCGGGATGAAAAAGCGACCCGCGAGGTTTTCTCGGCCAAAGGAGGTCTCGCGTCATTGATTAAGGCGCTGGAAAAGTCAGTAGGACTGGAAAGCATTACGCTGGGTGCCGAAAACACACAGGTTCAGCCGGACCGGGACGGATTCACCGTCACGACCACCGCAGATGGAGAAACACAAACCATCCGGGCACCCAAGGTTATTTCAACCGTTGGCGGACATGCATTTGCCGGTCTTTATCCATTTCTAGCAGATGAGGAACTGGCTCCCTTCCTGGAACTAGAATACGCGACTGTTTCGCAGGTCATCCTGGGATTTAAGAACTGGAAAGGAATGCCGCTCAATGCCTTTGGCGGCCTAATTCCCGCGAAGGAAAACAAGAATATGCTGGGTGTACTATTTACCTCGTCGTTCTTTCAAAACCGTGCACCGGAAGGTGGCGCTGTCTTATCGGTCTTCATGGGCGGTATCCGCCATCCGGAGATGATTGATTACAGTGACGAGCGAATTCAGCAGGTGCTGGAAAAGGAACTGGTCCCGATGATGAAACTGACGGAACTGAAACCGGACCTTCAGCACATTTACCGCTACCGGCACGCCATTCCGCAATATGGTGCCAGTTCGAAAGAACGCTTTGAGATGATCGATCGCCTGGAAGGAAAATATCCCGGGTTGATTCTGGCTGGAAACATCCGGAACGGTATTGGGATGGCCGATCGCATCAAACAGGCACGAATGATAACCGAAAAAGAAATTTGA
- a CDS encoding ABC transporter permease, whose product MDVIFFKLALRNILKNKMNSIINILGFSIGIAACLFLFLFVKYEFSFDKFFPNHNRIYRVVSTTKTNRGVSSSAFVYYPVAPDMKSEIPGIDAYCRVTMENPAKVYSGNALYSINNLRFADDNFFPFFHFKLLTGNPTTVLNNADKIVLSEHTAKQLFGNSNPIGKTLKYNHKLLTVTGIAANPPRNTHLTFDAIISLKYIGQSDDYKGWDGGWTMLSYLELSKGTSPQQIEKAFPDFLQKKINDKWNRSGWSYSASLQNIENVHLSDGSIQYDCSSNRSKSSIYIIGSITLLILLLAIVNYIILYTAQRLAKKKDLGLLKIFGAEKYALIFQTFIEVLILTATASLVGIILLQVFLPFLNTYLQTTVSMQESVLSIVVFLLIIISLLSLVVSFFSSRKVIKTKSIEALKNTTMTDVSGKMRNRLLVSFQFAVVILLLVSVFVVARQNSFLLNHELGFDKNNVLSVYSDDEFINNELNGFKQDLLQLASVHAVSLSSQPVGNGLTANGYKLEGEQQRTIINALYTDADFFKCFDVHIIRGRNFRENKSLDKNAVLVNQQLVKRAGWKNPIGKEIDRDGKLNVIGVVNNFNFKPLTSSIQPLIIMSNPSWDGWGYQVVNVRFQTADIQSLLHQIKKLWTNRFPETPFQISFLDDALASNYQSYQAQQKTIGFFSLLAMFIALIGLFGLTVFTTRQRTKEIGIRKVNGAKVSEVMTLLNMDFIKWVAIAFLIATPVAWFVMHKWLENFAYKTSLSWWIFALAGILALGIALFTVSWQSWKAARRNPVEALRYE is encoded by the coding sequence ATGGATGTTATCTTTTTCAAACTCGCTTTACGGAATATTTTGAAAAACAAAATGAATTCCATTATTAATATTTTGGGATTCTCTATAGGAATTGCAGCTTGTCTTTTTCTATTTCTGTTTGTAAAATATGAATTTAGTTTCGATAAGTTTTTCCCAAACCATAATCGAATTTATCGGGTAGTCAGTACAACCAAGACTAACCGGGGCGTCTCATCATCTGCATTTGTATATTATCCGGTGGCACCCGATATGAAATCAGAAATACCTGGAATTGATGCATATTGTCGTGTGACCATGGAAAATCCTGCGAAGGTATATTCTGGTAACGCCCTTTATTCAATAAATAATCTTCGTTTTGCGGATGACAATTTCTTCCCTTTTTTCCATTTTAAATTGCTCACAGGAAATCCAACAACTGTACTGAACAATGCAGATAAAATTGTACTGAGTGAACATACAGCCAAACAACTATTCGGAAATTCCAACCCGATTGGTAAAACACTCAAATACAACCATAAATTACTCACGGTTACCGGAATTGCGGCCAATCCTCCTCGCAACACCCACCTCACTTTTGATGCTATTATCTCATTAAAATACATCGGACAAAGCGATGATTACAAAGGATGGGATGGCGGATGGACAATGCTTTCGTACCTGGAACTCTCAAAGGGCACTTCCCCTCAACAAATAGAGAAGGCATTTCCGGATTTTCTTCAGAAAAAGATTAATGACAAATGGAATCGTTCGGGGTGGTCCTATTCTGCATCATTGCAAAATATTGAAAATGTACACTTATCAGATGGCTCCATTCAATACGATTGCTCTTCAAATCGCAGCAAAAGCAGCATCTATATTATTGGCAGTATCACCCTGCTGATTTTATTACTGGCCATAGTCAATTATATTATTCTATATACCGCCCAGAGACTTGCAAAAAAGAAAGATTTGGGTCTTCTTAAAATCTTTGGTGCAGAAAAATACGCACTGATATTTCAGACTTTCATTGAAGTCCTGATATTAACAGCGACCGCTTCGTTAGTGGGAATTATCCTCCTTCAGGTGTTTTTACCTTTCCTGAATACCTACCTACAAACGACTGTCTCTATGCAGGAATCAGTCTTATCTATAGTAGTCTTTCTACTAATTATCATTTCTCTTTTATCACTTGTTGTCTCCTTTTTTTCATCAAGAAAAGTGATAAAAACAAAATCAATTGAAGCATTAAAGAATACAACAATGACGGACGTATCCGGAAAAATGAGAAACAGACTACTGGTTTCTTTTCAATTTGCCGTCGTCATTCTTTTGCTTGTTTCCGTTTTTGTCGTAGCCAGACAAAACAGTTTTTTATTGAATCATGAATTAGGTTTTGACAAGAATAATGTTCTTTCTGTCTACTCTGACGACGAATTCATCAACAATGAACTGAATGGGTTCAAACAGGATTTACTCCAATTAGCTTCTGTTCACGCCGTAAGCCTAAGTAGTCAGCCTGTAGGTAACGGATTGACCGCAAATGGATACAAATTGGAAGGAGAACAACAGCGAACTATCATAAATGCACTCTACACCGATGCAGACTTTTTTAAATGCTTCGACGTCCATATTATTAGAGGCAGAAACTTCAGGGAAAATAAAAGCCTCGACAAAAATGCCGTATTGGTTAATCAACAGCTGGTAAAAAGGGCCGGATGGAAAAACCCAATTGGTAAAGAAATTGACCGTGATGGAAAACTAAACGTGATTGGCGTCGTAAATAACTTCAATTTCAAACCATTGACCAGCAGTATCCAGCCATTAATCATCATGTCAAATCCATCGTGGGATGGATGGGGCTACCAGGTAGTTAACGTTCGTTTTCAAACAGCCGATATACAAAGTTTGCTCCATCAAATAAAGAAACTCTGGACGAACAGGTTTCCGGAAACTCCTTTTCAGATTTCATTTCTCGATGATGCGTTGGCATCCAACTATCAATCTTATCAGGCCCAGCAAAAGACTATTGGTTTTTTCAGTTTACTGGCTATGTTCATTGCCCTAATCGGCCTGTTTGGTCTGACCGTATTTACAACGCGCCAGCGTACCAAGGAGATCGGTATCCGTAAAGTTAACGGGGCGAAAGTTTCAGAGGTAATGACCTTGCTCAATATGGATTTTATCAAGTGGGTCGCTATTGCTTTCCTAATTGCCACGCCGGTTGCCTGGTTTGTCATGCATAAATGGTTGGAAAACTTCGCGTACAAAACCAGTTTGAGCTGGTGGATCTTTGCCCTGGCTGGCATACTGGCATTAGGAATTGCCCTATTTACCGTTAGCTGGCAAAGCTGGAAAGCAGCAAGGAGGAATCCGGTGGAAGCGCTGAGATATGAGTAA